The Listeria sp. PSOL-1 genome includes a region encoding these proteins:
- a CDS encoding ABC transporter ATP-binding protein: MAKALKISFKHVSKEYDLFQNKTDSIKALIKPGGKGIPSFWALKDVSFDIYEGEAVGLIGINGSGKSTISSIISGVIPASEGEVNVNGEASLIAINVGFKGPLTGLENIRLKCLMHGLKNSEIDQIIPSIIDFADIGDFINQPVKNYSSGMRSRLGFAVSAHIDPDILVIDEALSVGDQTFYQKCVDKIEEFKARGKTIIFVSHSLNQVKSLCDRIIWMHYGEVREIGTSKDVAVLYDEFVKWFNTQPRKFKKEYQIEKKEAQKTPPKKRSKNPALGRYKLSIPDKVILIALLGLTGLFGTLVALGKSFISLF, encoded by the coding sequence ATGGCTAAAGCGTTAAAGATCTCATTTAAACACGTTTCAAAAGAATATGATTTATTTCAAAATAAAACAGATAGTATTAAAGCTTTAATTAAACCAGGGGGAAAAGGTATCCCTTCTTTTTGGGCGCTCAAAGATGTGAGTTTTGATATTTATGAAGGTGAAGCGGTTGGACTAATTGGTATTAATGGTTCAGGCAAATCAACTATTTCAAGTATCATCTCTGGCGTTATTCCTGCAAGTGAAGGCGAAGTTAATGTTAATGGGGAAGCCTCGTTGATCGCTATCAATGTTGGTTTTAAAGGCCCACTTACCGGGCTTGAAAATATTCGTTTAAAATGTTTGATGCATGGTCTTAAAAATAGTGAAATCGATCAAATTATTCCAAGCATTATCGATTTTGCTGATATTGGAGACTTTATTAATCAGCCAGTAAAAAACTATTCTAGTGGAATGCGCTCACGCTTGGGTTTTGCAGTATCAGCACATATTGATCCTGATATTTTGGTTATTGATGAAGCCTTGTCTGTAGGTGATCAAACTTTCTACCAAAAATGTGTGGATAAAATTGAAGAGTTTAAAGCACGTGGAAAAACGATTATTTTTGTGAGCCACTCATTAAACCAGGTGAAAAGTTTATGTGACCGAATTATTTGGATGCATTATGGGGAAGTTCGTGAAATTGGCACGTCAAAAGATGTAGCTGTACTTTACGATGAATTCGTTAAGTGGTTTAATACCCAACCACGTAAGTTCAAAAAAGAGTACCAAATCGAAAAAAAAGAAGCACAAAAGACACCACCTAAAAAGCGTTCTAAAAACCCGGCGTTAGGTAGATATAAACTTAGTATTCCCGATAAAGTTATTTTAATTGCTCTTCTAGGCTTAACAGGTCTTTTTGGAACATTAGTAGCTTTAGGAAAATCGTTTATCAGTCTATTTTAG
- a CDS encoding EamA family transporter yields MMYLLALLMMTLFGALGGFFLKMVSLTSIRKKKLYMFLIGGFFYGAGAIVNVIILRFLPYTIVFPLTAFTYVWTLLLSYLFMKETINRHKVIGVMLIIFGAILISQG; encoded by the coding sequence ATGATGTATTTACTTGCTTTGCTAATGATGACCTTGTTTGGAGCTCTAGGCGGTTTCTTTTTAAAAATGGTAAGCTTGACGAGTATTCGTAAGAAGAAATTGTATATGTTTTTAATCGGAGGCTTTTTCTACGGAGCAGGCGCCATTGTAAATGTAATTATTTTGCGGTTTTTACCTTATACGATTGTTTTTCCGTTAACTGCGTTTACCTATGTTTGGACGTTACTATTATCCTATCTTTTTATGAAAGAAACAATAAACCGGCATAAAGTAATAGGAGTTATGCTCATCATTTTTGGAGCCATCTTAATTTCACAAGGTTGA
- a CDS encoding DUF6270 domain-containing protein — translation MMKIYATKIIFDTDKKEWQIIIKTDLPISVIKAYYNTTINSPLQLINLPFKKNEHGYIFYMKHELLVAKSFSNTKTNWHFVASFEDTHYTISTDGPLQYEQISSPNSLFDYHFEFPEGILTFISEPKKINIWLETFELNNDQISGKIRIESNITLNDLPCNIVLLRRSQPDLYLFHEESLSFPLPNGSEKHIPFSIPTAKILGTLNIDSHNILDVLLEIPTSSNGNRLEYLQISDHLKGKVASKLIFADPTYALLSSYETGSNRLSLTLKKEVEQVAWLTELKEEDETLHLHFSLKKEFSPTEIVLKKQYTKGDFIEYLNEKNWLLKKSWGSFNISIKKEELFAINQSIEENWAFFVRSKNRPDMPIFSQGEHTKFTLREAGHYLKLITDPLKTLMLSCINFPENTSQATSLGLFGSCISLDAFCTNKYYNLDANNFFALKTVTQDSSLISLMSKQIDIPEQSATIPETAKSIIQADLTKNFFTKLQQEKPDFLLIDLAADANWPILWLKEDAAITYNPTFENSMLIEQLPFERMLDHQNNQAYFNVWKSYADQFIATLLEIMPAERIILNRGKLATSYYNKEEKILPFKNAMAIKHTNLLWDQMNNYFEAKIPAIRIVNMSKKNYLASEMHPNQLSPDHYISSYYQDLLKELIYIRESTN, via the coding sequence ATGATGAAAATCTATGCAACTAAAATTATTTTTGATACAGACAAAAAAGAATGGCAAATAATAATTAAAACAGATCTTCCCATCTCTGTAATCAAAGCTTATTATAATACAACGATAAATTCTCCATTACAATTAATAAATCTCCCCTTCAAGAAAAACGAGCATGGTTACATTTTTTATATGAAACACGAATTACTCGTCGCAAAATCTTTCAGTAATACAAAAACGAATTGGCATTTTGTGGCTAGCTTTGAGGATACCCACTATACGATTTCAACAGATGGACCACTTCAATACGAGCAGATTTCATCACCTAACTCTTTATTTGATTATCACTTTGAATTCCCAGAAGGCATATTGACATTTATTAGTGAACCCAAAAAAATCAATATTTGGCTAGAAACATTTGAATTAAATAATGATCAAATTTCAGGAAAAATAAGAATCGAATCCAATATAACTTTAAATGATTTACCATGCAACATTGTATTATTGCGTCGATCTCAACCTGATTTATACTTATTTCATGAAGAAAGTCTTTCTTTCCCACTACCAAATGGCTCTGAAAAACATATACCGTTTTCAATCCCAACAGCAAAAATTCTTGGGACGCTTAACATTGACTCACACAATATCCTTGATGTATTGCTCGAAATTCCTACATCAAGCAATGGAAACCGTCTTGAATATTTACAAATCAGTGACCATTTAAAGGGAAAAGTTGCCTCTAAACTGATTTTTGCCGATCCGACTTATGCCCTTTTATCATCCTATGAAACGGGTTCAAATAGGCTCTCATTGACGCTGAAAAAAGAAGTAGAACAAGTTGCATGGCTTACTGAATTGAAAGAAGAGGATGAAACGCTTCATTTGCATTTCTCGTTAAAGAAAGAATTTTCACCTACTGAAATTGTATTAAAAAAACAATATACGAAAGGTGATTTCATTGAATATTTAAATGAAAAAAATTGGTTGCTCAAAAAAAGCTGGGGTTCTTTTAACATTTCCATCAAAAAAGAAGAACTTTTCGCAATAAATCAATCGATTGAAGAGAATTGGGCCTTTTTTGTTCGTTCCAAAAACAGACCAGACATGCCAATCTTTTCCCAAGGAGAGCATACCAAATTTACTTTAAGAGAAGCAGGACATTATCTTAAATTAATAACTGACCCTCTTAAAACATTGATGTTATCTTGTATAAATTTTCCAGAGAATACGTCACAAGCTACGTCACTGGGTTTATTTGGAAGTTGTATTAGTTTAGATGCTTTTTGTACAAACAAATACTACAATTTAGATGCTAACAACTTTTTTGCCTTAAAAACCGTCACGCAAGATAGCTCACTAATTAGTCTGATGTCTAAACAGATTGATATACCCGAGCAGTCAGCAACGATTCCAGAAACCGCTAAGTCGATCATTCAAGCCGATCTCACGAAAAATTTCTTCACAAAGCTTCAACAAGAAAAACCTGATTTTCTACTTATTGATTTAGCAGCTGATGCAAATTGGCCTATCTTATGGCTTAAAGAGGATGCTGCCATTACCTATAATCCTACTTTTGAAAACAGTATGTTAATCGAGCAGCTCCCATTCGAACGTATGTTAGATCATCAAAATAATCAAGCGTATTTCAACGTATGGAAAAGCTATGCTGATCAGTTTATTGCTACCCTTTTAGAAATTATGCCAGCTGAGCGAATTATTTTAAATCGTGGTAAATTAGCCACTTCTTACTATAATAAAGAGGAAAAAATACTGCCCTTTAAAAACGCGATGGCCATCAAACATACAAATTTACTTTGGGACCAAATGAACAATTACTTTGAAGCAAAAATTCCAGCGATTAGAATCGTAAATATGTCAAAGAAAAATTATCTTGCCTCAGAAATGCACCCTAACCAATTAAGCCCAGACCACTACATCTCTAGCTACTATCAAGACTTATTAAAAGAGTTAATTTATATTAGGGAAAGTACAAATTAA
- a CDS encoding N-acetylmuramoyl-L-alanine amidase: MFKKNLLKCAFFLGIIGIFFWVNINQVSAKDDSQGIDANEILNNKVDEKVYTPRIQSEKERKENQAKPTTEEASTIRAFFSSITLPEYSSTPSTTSLSNLNQTIINKNFATPQIEKQLKNFDRFPYADGVGKPRGIVIHETANDNSTIQSEINYMTNNWQNAFVQTFVDRNQVIEIHPTDYASWGAGPKANPYFVQVELVREKTANNFYHSIYNDAYYAAYILKKYNLVPTNAHNSGSGTVWSHDAVSRYLGGTTHGDPVGYFARWNYTFNEFFQLVQYMYGRIDVSTTYYASSPINLRSDANWSSSIAAKINIGESMKVDPSKAKNGWAYVNYKGTIGYIPYTYIQKENTFQKVYAKDKLNLRSDAKWDSSVSGVVPAGQAITSNGAKAKNGWAYVTYVTSNGNISGYIPSAYFQTTNPLKTYYGKNDLNLRADSKWDASTTVTVPVGKAVTVNTALSKNGWWHITYNGKIGYLPGDYLQETNPIKKYYGKDLLNLRADSNWDSKVVVAVPTGEVVTVNTALTKNNWWYIIYKGVSGYLPGGYLQETNPIRYAYAKDLLNVRSDSNWDSNVSVVVSAGEKVQINTAKEKNDWAYMSYNGKGGYLPEGYVASTNPYTTYYAINAINLRKDSNWDSGVVGVIPAKAKVAVDLSKTKNGWLYVTYNTIKGYIPEVYLSK; the protein is encoded by the coding sequence ATGTTTAAAAAAAATTTGTTGAAATGCGCATTCTTCTTAGGGATTATTGGAATTTTCTTTTGGGTAAATATCAACCAGGTGTCAGCTAAAGATGATAGTCAAGGAATTGATGCAAATGAGATTTTGAATAACAAAGTCGATGAAAAAGTATATACGCCTAGAATCCAAAGCGAAAAAGAAAGAAAAGAAAATCAAGCAAAACCAACTACAGAAGAAGCCTCAACTATTCGAGCTTTTTTTTCCTCAATCACTCTTCCAGAATATTCAAGTACACCCAGTACGACTAGCTTATCAAACTTGAATCAAACCATCATAAACAAAAACTTTGCTACACCACAGATAGAAAAACAACTGAAAAATTTTGATCGTTTTCCTTATGCAGATGGCGTTGGGAAACCGCGTGGTATAGTCATTCATGAAACAGCCAATGATAATTCCACAATCCAATCAGAAATTAATTACATGACAAATAATTGGCAAAATGCTTTTGTGCAAACATTTGTTGATCGAAATCAAGTCATTGAAATTCATCCAACTGATTATGCTTCTTGGGGAGCTGGGCCAAAAGCAAATCCATATTTTGTACAAGTTGAATTAGTTCGTGAAAAAACAGCTAATAATTTTTATCATTCCATTTATAATGACGCTTATTACGCGGCTTATATTTTAAAAAAATATAATTTAGTTCCTACAAATGCGCATAATTCAGGGTCAGGGACTGTATGGTCACATGATGCAGTATCACGGTATTTAGGTGGTACAACACACGGGGACCCAGTTGGTTATTTTGCAAGATGGAATTATACGTTTAATGAGTTTTTCCAATTAGTACAGTATATGTATGGACGTATCGATGTAAGTACAACTTATTATGCTTCTTCACCAATCAATCTACGAAGTGATGCTAACTGGTCTTCAAGTATTGCTGCAAAAATCAATATTGGTGAGTCAATGAAAGTTGATCCTTCGAAAGCTAAAAATGGTTGGGCCTATGTAAATTACAAAGGCACAATTGGTTATATTCCATACACTTATATTCAAAAAGAAAATACTTTCCAGAAAGTTTATGCTAAAGATAAGCTCAATCTCCGTTCAGATGCGAAATGGGATTCAAGTGTTTCTGGTGTCGTGCCTGCTGGTCAAGCCATTACATCTAATGGCGCAAAAGCTAAAAATGGCTGGGCATATGTCACATATGTTACAAGCAATGGAAACATATCAGGATATATTCCTTCTGCTTATTTCCAAACGACCAATCCGCTTAAAACCTATTACGGAAAAAATGACCTTAATCTAAGAGCAGATAGTAAATGGGATGCAAGTACTACAGTTACAGTGCCTGTTGGAAAGGCAGTAACGGTAAATACAGCTTTGTCTAAAAATGGCTGGTGGCATATTACGTACAATGGTAAAATTGGTTATTTACCGGGAGATTATTTACAAGAAACTAATCCAATTAAGAAATATTATGGCAAAGATTTGTTAAACTTAAGAGCAGATAGTAATTGGGATTCAAAGGTAGTTGTTGCTGTTCCAACAGGTGAAGTGGTGACGGTAAATACGGCACTAACTAAAAATAATTGGTGGTATATCATCTATAAAGGTGTATCCGGTTATTTACCAGGGGGCTATTTACAAGAAACCAATCCAATTCGCTATGCTTATGCTAAGGATCTATTAAATGTTCGCTCAGATAGCAACTGGGATTCAAATGTGAGTGTTGTTGTTTCAGCAGGCGAAAAAGTTCAAATTAATACAGCCAAAGAAAAAAATGACTGGGCATATATGTCTTATAACGGCAAGGGAGGATATCTTCCTGAGGGCTATGTTGCTAGTACCAATCCTTATACAACTTATTATGCTATTAATGCAATAAACTTACGAAAAGATAGCAATTGGGATTCTGGGGTTGTAGGAGTGATCCCTGCAAAAGCAAAAGTGGCTGTTGACTTAAGTAAAACAAAAAACGGTTGGCTTTATGTAACATATAATACAATAAAGGGTTACATCCCAGAAGTGTATTTATCTAAATAA
- a CDS encoding EamA family transporter → MNQRLLIGIVLMVCSAFCTSCGQAFWKLAENGLASPELYIGFVFYGAGAILMIVAFHFGELSVLHPLLSIGYVFAIFIGAFVLGENLTTKQLIGNCLIIAGAICLGFSGRRKVGEEEV, encoded by the coding sequence GTGAATCAACGATTATTAATAGGTATTGTACTGATGGTTTGTTCCGCTTTTTGCACTTCATGTGGACAGGCGTTTTGGAAACTAGCAGAAAACGGTTTAGCTTCACCAGAGCTTTATATTGGCTTTGTTTTTTATGGTGCGGGTGCCATTTTAATGATCGTTGCCTTTCACTTTGGAGAGCTTTCAGTGTTACACCCATTGCTTTCTATAGGATATGTCTTTGCCATTTTTATCGGAGCTTTTGTTTTAGGTGAAAATTTAACAACAAAACAATTAATCGGAAACTGCTTAATCATCGCAGGTGCTATTTGCTTGGGATTTAGTGGACGCAGGAAAGTTGGGGAAGAAGAAGTATGA
- the galU gene encoding UTP--glucose-1-phosphate uridylyltransferase GalU yields MKVRKAVIPAAGLGTRFLPATKAMPKEILPIVDKPTIQFIVEEAMASGIEDILIVTGKGKRAIEDHFDSVPELEATLKEKNKLELLHLVEETTNINLHFIRQSKPKGLGDAILQAKGFVGNEPFVVMLGDDIVKSKVPCVKQLISQYEKTHSSVIGVQTVPHEETYRYGIIDPADKLSDRLFNVKGFVEKPNPAEAPSDLAILGRYLLTPQIFDYLATQEAGAGGEIQLTDAINRLNEIQRVFAYDFEGHRFDVGDKFGFIETTLQFALEHPEIKEEVSQLIDKLYHDIHKKGKSTKA; encoded by the coding sequence ATGAAAGTTAGAAAAGCAGTTATCCCCGCAGCAGGACTTGGGACAAGATTTTTACCTGCTACAAAAGCGATGCCAAAAGAAATTTTACCCATTGTCGATAAACCTACGATTCAATTTATCGTTGAAGAGGCAATGGCTTCTGGAATTGAAGACATTTTAATAGTAACGGGTAAAGGAAAACGTGCGATTGAAGACCATTTTGATTCCGTACCTGAACTTGAAGCTACACTAAAAGAAAAAAACAAGCTTGAGCTTCTTCATTTAGTAGAAGAAACAACCAACATCAATTTACACTTTATTCGTCAATCTAAGCCAAAAGGTCTAGGTGATGCTATTTTACAAGCGAAGGGGTTTGTTGGTAATGAACCTTTTGTTGTCATGCTTGGTGATGATATTGTTAAATCAAAAGTACCTTGCGTAAAACAGCTAATTTCCCAATATGAAAAGACACATAGCTCTGTTATTGGTGTCCAAACCGTTCCTCACGAAGAAACATATCGTTATGGTATTATCGATCCTGCTGATAAGTTAAGTGACCGTCTTTTTAACGTCAAAGGCTTTGTTGAAAAACCTAATCCTGCTGAAGCGCCTTCTGATCTAGCTATCTTAGGTCGTTACTTATTAACACCCCAAATCTTTGATTACTTAGCGACACAAGAAGCCGGTGCTGGTGGTGAAATCCAGCTAACCGATGCGATTAATCGACTAAACGAAATCCAACGTGTATTCGCTTATGATTTTGAAGGTCATCGTTTTGACGTTGGTGATAAGTTTGGCTTTATTGAAACAACATTGCAATTTGCGCTTGAACATCCAGAAATAAAAGAAGAAGTTAGTCAACTAATTGACAAGCTATATCATGACATCCATAAAAAAGGTAAATCAACCAAAGCATAA
- a CDS encoding SDR family NAD(P)-dependent oxidoreductase: MMIKKVALVTGGNKGIGKEIVRGLYEAGVKVYLGARNLERGRVAAKEIAAEIEIIQQDITDEASIDTAYEAINKNEKCLDILVNNAAMNLGAAASSQVTVQEMRTVFETNVFSIVGMTNRFLPLLKKAEHANIVNLSSDVASLQLQKESADLPLSYPSSKTAVNALTVHYASEFKNSHLHFNMIAPGFVDTDFNGHRGTKTPQEGAAAPLKYALDFSDHAPNGVYASSEGVIPF, translated from the coding sequence ATGATGATAAAGAAAGTAGCTCTTGTTACAGGTGGGAATAAAGGTATCGGAAAGGAAATCGTCCGTGGTTTATATGAAGCGGGCGTAAAAGTATACCTTGGCGCAAGAAATTTAGAAAGAGGAAGAGTGGCTGCAAAAGAAATTGCTGCTGAAATTGAGATTATACAGCAAGATATAACAGACGAAGCCAGTATTGATACTGCTTATGAAGCGATCAATAAAAATGAAAAGTGTTTAGACATTTTGGTAAATAATGCAGCAATGAATTTAGGTGCGGCGGCTTCAAGCCAAGTGACTGTTCAAGAAATGCGCACTGTATTTGAAACAAATGTTTTTTCAATCGTTGGTATGACAAATCGATTTTTACCCCTTTTAAAAAAAGCTGAGCATGCCAATATTGTAAATCTTTCAAGTGATGTGGCTTCGCTTCAATTACAAAAAGAATCTGCTGATCTTCCACTATCTTATCCATCTTCCAAGACAGCAGTGAATGCGCTGACCGTTCATTATGCTTCTGAGTTTAAAAATAGTCATTTGCATTTTAATATGATTGCCCCAGGTTTTGTTGATACAGATTTTAATGGCCATCGTGGCACGAAAACACCACAAGAAGGTGCAGCCGCTCCACTTAAATATGCACTAGACTTTTCTGATCACGCGCCGAATGGGGTATATGCTAGTTCTGAAGGAGTTATTCCTTTTTAA
- a CDS encoding TetR/AcrR family transcriptional regulator: MTKYKKTIQTKKRLISSFAQLVEEKPIAKITVDNISKQAKVNRSTFYRHFIDKYELIEQVEAAIFTELDQIHVDGSAIFAKVDATNPALTPYIIASIAVLEKNTAFINAMLSINGDLGFETRMQNHLISLMKETTLSMEKIKNADPRMVDLAVHYEGLALFGVLKSWLQKPLESAEELAHIILGLQAHGKKFIFGFGYTQNKSTTNAHI; the protein is encoded by the coding sequence ATGACGAAATATAAAAAAACAATCCAAACAAAAAAGCGACTTATCTCTTCTTTCGCTCAACTAGTCGAGGAGAAACCGATCGCTAAAATTACAGTCGATAATATTTCAAAACAGGCTAAAGTTAATCGTTCTACTTTCTACAGGCACTTTATTGATAAGTATGAACTGATTGAGCAAGTTGAAGCAGCAATTTTTACTGAACTTGATCAAATTCACGTAGATGGTTCCGCTATTTTTGCTAAAGTTGATGCCACAAATCCAGCTCTAACACCTTATATCATTGCATCAATTGCTGTTTTGGAAAAAAATACTGCGTTTATAAATGCAATGCTAAGCATAAACGGCGACTTAGGATTTGAAACGCGCATGCAAAACCACTTAATCTCTTTAATGAAAGAGACAACGCTTTCAATGGAAAAGATAAAAAATGCGGATCCTCGGATGGTCGATCTTGCCGTCCATTATGAAGGTCTTGCGTTATTTGGTGTTTTAAAAAGCTGGTTACAAAAACCATTAGAAAGTGCCGAAGAACTTGCACATATTATCTTAGGGCTACAAGCTCACGGAAAAAAATTCATCTTTGGGTTTGGGTATACACAAAATAAATCGACGACAAACGCTCACATTTAA
- a CDS encoding glycosyltransferase family 2 protein, translating to MHEKIAVLIPCYNEEITIKKVIQDFKKELPQAIVYVYDNNSVDKTYEIAESEGAVVKAEFRQGKGNVVRSMFADIDADYYIMVDGDDTYPAESAHAILETLRSGQADMVIGDRLSNGTYSAENKRNFHGFGNSLVKNTINRIFKSNIEDIMTGLRGFNRYFVKTMPVMSPGFEIETEMTIHALENRFLIKEIPIDYRDRPEGSESKLNTFSDGIKVIHTIIRLFKNCKPLMFFSSLALVIFVIGFLIGLPVLIEYAEIGLVPKFPSALLAVGFILLAMMLFICGLILDTLQYRNRQMYYLELTKYCTQNNIME from the coding sequence ATGCATGAGAAGATAGCTGTATTAATACCTTGCTATAATGAAGAAATTACAATAAAAAAAGTTATTCAAGATTTTAAAAAAGAGCTTCCTCAAGCTATCGTATACGTTTACGACAATAACTCTGTAGATAAAACATACGAAATTGCTGAAAGTGAAGGAGCGGTTGTAAAAGCTGAATTTAGACAGGGTAAGGGAAATGTTGTGCGAAGTATGTTTGCGGATATTGATGCAGATTACTATATTATGGTAGATGGTGATGACACGTATCCAGCAGAATCAGCACATGCCATTTTAGAGACGCTTAGAAGTGGCCAAGCAGATATGGTCATTGGCGATCGCCTCAGTAATGGGACTTATTCTGCTGAGAATAAACGTAATTTCCATGGATTTGGAAATAGCCTTGTAAAAAATACAATTAATCGAATTTTTAAAAGTAATATTGAGGATATTATGACAGGCTTACGGGGTTTTAATCGTTATTTTGTTAAAACAATGCCCGTGATGAGTCCAGGGTTTGAAATTGAAACGGAAATGACAATTCATGCACTTGAAAACCGCTTTTTGATTAAAGAAATCCCGATTGATTATCGTGACCGCCCAGAAGGCAGTGAGTCGAAATTAAATACTTTTAGTGACGGTATAAAAGTTATTCATACAATTATCCGTTTATTTAAAAATTGTAAGCCACTAATGTTCTTTAGTAGTTTAGCACTAGTTATCTTTGTTATTGGTTTTTTAATCGGTTTACCAGTGCTTATTGAATACGCTGAAATTGGACTAGTACCTAAATTTCCAAGTGCTTTACTTGCTGTCGGATTCATTTTACTTGCTATGATGCTATTTATTTGTGGTTTGATTTTAGACACATTACAGTATCGAAATCGGCAAATGTATTATTTAGAACTTACAAAATATTGTACACAAAATAATATAATGGAGTGA